One window of Mesorhizobium sp. WSM4904 genomic DNA carries:
- a CDS encoding DUF1491 family protein translates to MRVTTDLWVSALLRRVFTAGGFAAVVKRGATEAGAVFVLSRGRMGEAALYGPAPQTSYDSAKPDERFFTLLDSGDDAAAFDARLEKEKRFDPDIWVVEIEAGSVPVEELVSVKAE, encoded by the coding sequence ATGCGCGTGACCACCGATCTGTGGGTATCGGCTTTGCTGCGCCGTGTCTTCACCGCCGGCGGCTTTGCCGCCGTGGTCAAGCGTGGCGCGACCGAGGCGGGCGCCGTCTTCGTGCTGTCGCGCGGCCGGATGGGGGAGGCGGCTCTCTACGGGCCGGCGCCGCAGACGAGCTACGATTCCGCCAAGCCCGACGAGCGCTTCTTCACCTTGCTCGACTCCGGCGACGATGCTGCGGCATTCGATGCGCGGCTCGAGAAAGAAAAGCGATTCGATCCGGACATCTGGGTGGTCGAGATCGAGGCCGGCTCCGTTCCGGTCGAGGAACTTGTTTCCGTCAAGGCGGAATAG
- a CDS encoding type II toxin-antitoxin system ParD family antitoxin — MPNYALTDHYENFIRKQVESGRYNNASEVVRAGLRMLEDFEAEREKWLRGEIPSRLAELRQNPAKGIPADAVFSELETRHRAKLAKAK, encoded by the coding sequence ATGCCCAATTACGCCCTTACCGACCACTATGAGAACTTCATTCGCAAGCAGGTCGAATCCGGCCGTTACAACAATGCCAGCGAAGTTGTCCGCGCGGGCCTGCGGATGCTTGAGGATTTCGAGGCGGAGCGGGAGAAATGGCTGCGCGGCGAGATACCGTCCCGTCTTGCCGAGCTTCGGCAGAATCCCGCGAAGGGCATCCCGGCAGACGCCGTTTTCTCCGAGCTGGAAACGCGCCACCGCGCTAAGCTGGCGAAAGCCAAGTAA
- a CDS encoding peptidoglycan-binding protein, whose amino-acid sequence MARSARRPKVVEPERGALAEGAVAVGQMISRNPVLVGGSTAFLVTLFYVSANALWYQPFPHTGAFFATRSIENFPHAVSDEPETTINIVRQAPAQPAPKPDPVVQQVQGILKDLNFYDGTVDGLTGPATRKAIQAYQLKVGLPASGEVDGALLDQLGARQTTAAIPHPAPRPADSAAAQAAKPAAMAIPVSAPANGATQTPDARIVKIQAGLKAFGNDDMQLDGVVGARTKAAIKEFQALFGLPETGEPDEAVYAKMREIGLTN is encoded by the coding sequence ATGGCTCGCTCCGCAAGACGGCCTAAGGTGGTCGAACCCGAGCGCGGCGCCCTTGCCGAGGGCGCTGTGGCAGTTGGCCAGATGATCTCGCGCAATCCGGTTCTGGTCGGTGGCTCGACCGCCTTCCTGGTGACGCTCTTCTACGTTTCGGCCAACGCGCTCTGGTATCAGCCTTTTCCGCATACCGGCGCCTTCTTCGCCACTAGGAGCATCGAGAATTTTCCGCACGCCGTCTCCGACGAGCCGGAGACCACCATCAACATCGTGAGGCAGGCGCCGGCGCAGCCGGCTCCCAAGCCCGACCCGGTGGTCCAGCAGGTGCAGGGCATATTGAAGGATCTCAATTTCTATGACGGCACGGTCGACGGCCTCACGGGTCCTGCGACGCGGAAAGCCATCCAGGCCTACCAGCTAAAGGTCGGCTTGCCGGCCTCCGGCGAGGTCGACGGCGCGCTGCTCGATCAGCTCGGCGCCAGGCAGACGACCGCGGCCATTCCGCACCCGGCGCCGCGGCCGGCAGACAGCGCAGCCGCGCAGGCCGCCAAACCGGCGGCGATGGCAATTCCGGTCTCCGCCCCGGCCAATGGTGCAACGCAGACGCCCGATGCCCGCATCGTCAAGATCCAGGCTGGCCTGAAGGCCTTCGGCAATGACGATATGCAGCTTGATGGCGTCGTCGGCGCCCGCACCAAGGCGGCGATCAAGGAGTTCCAGGCGCTGTTCGGCCTGCCGGAGACAGGCGAGCCGGACGAAGCGGTCTACGCCAAGATGCGCGAGATCGGCCTGACCAACTGA